In the genome of Segatella copri, one region contains:
- a CDS encoding helix-turn-helix domain-containing protein produces the protein MTNSEIKEQLDRIEQYSMIAAKSMLNIKEAAFILGMSVEGVRMNVRKRIIPCYKPNENRLYFKKCELEDWMMQNRCKSMAEIESEAAAYCVTH, from the coding sequence ATGACAAACTCAGAAATAAAGGAGCAGCTAGACCGCATTGAGCAGTATTCGATGATTGCCGCCAAATCAATGCTCAACATCAAGGAAGCTGCATTCATCCTTGGCATGAGCGTGGAAGGAGTCAGGATGAACGTCAGGAAACGCATCATCCCCTGCTATAAGCCAAATGAGAACCGACTCTACTTCAAAAAGTGTGAGTTGGAAGACTGGATGATGCAGAACCGATGCAAAAGTATGGCTGAGATAGAATCTGAGGCCGCAGCCTATTGTGTAACTCATTAA